One window from the genome of Cricetulus griseus strain 17A/GY chromosome 2, alternate assembly CriGri-PICRH-1.0, whole genome shotgun sequence encodes:
- the Gmeb1 gene encoding glucocorticoid modulatory element-binding protein 1 yields MANAEVSVPVGDVVVVPTEGNEGENPEDTKTQVILQLQPVQQGIYDPGSENNAAVVAVETHTIHKIEEGIDTSSIEANEDMEIAYPITCGESKAILLWKKFVCPGINVKCVKFNDQLISPKHFVHLAGKSTLKDWKRAIRLGGIMLRKMMDSGQIDFYQHDKVCSNTCRSTKFDLLISSARAPVPGQQTSVVQTPTSADGNITQIAISEESMEEAGLEWNSALTAAVTMATEEGIKKDSEEISEDTLMFWKGIADVGLMDEVICNIQKEIEELLRGVQQRLIQAPFQVTDAAVLNNVAQTFGLMDTVKRVLDNRRKQVEQGEGQYLYTLADLERQLEEQKKQAQDPRLKPQTVQNVVLMPVSTPKPPKRPRLQRPASTTVLSPSPVQQPQFTVISPITITPVGQSFSMGNVPVATLSQGSSPVTVHTLPSGPQLFRYATVVSSAKSSSPDTVTIHPSSSLALLSSTTMQDGSTLGNMATMVSPVELVAMESGLTSAIQAVESTSEDGQTIIEIDPAPDPEAEDTEGKAVILETELRTEEKVVAEMEEHQHQVHNVEIVVLED; encoded by the exons ATGGCTAATGCGGAAGTGAGTGTCCCAGTGGGAGATGTGGTTGTGGTACCCACTGAAGGAAATGAAGGGGAGAATCCTGAAGACACTAAAACCCAAGTGATCTTGCAGTTACAGCCTGTGCAACAAGG GATTTATGATCCTGGGTCGGAGAACAATGCAGCAGTTGTAGCCGTAGAAACCCACACGATACACAAAATTGAAGAAGGAATCG atacAAGCAGTATAGAAGCAAATGAGGATATGGAAATTGCTTACCCTATAACCTGTGGAGAGAGTAAAGCCATTCTCCTCTGGAAGAAGTTTGTGTGTCCAGGAATAAATGTGAAATGTGTCAAG tTCAATGATCAATTGATCAGCCCCAAGCATTTTGTTCATCTGGCTGGCAAGTCCACTCTGAAGGACTGGAAGAGAGCCATTCGTCTAGGTGGCATCATGCTCAG GAAAATGATGGACTCTGGACAGATTGATTTTTACCAGCATGACAAAGTTTGCTCCAATACCTGCAGGAGCACCAAGTTTGACCTTCTGATCAGCAGTGCAAGAGCTCCAGTGCCAGGCCAGCAGACAAGTGTGGTGCAGACCCCCACCTCGGCCGATG GTAATATCACGCAAATTGCCATCTCAGAGGAGAGCATGGAAGAGGCTGGGCTAGAGTGGAACTCAGCTCTCACTGCTGCTGTCACCATGGCCACAGAGGAAGGCATAAAAAAAGACTCTGAAGAAATCTCAG AGGACACTTTGATGTTCTGGAAAGGAATAGCTGATGTAGGGTTGATGGATGAGGTCATCTGTAATATACAGAAGGAGATAGAAGAGCTTCTCAGGGGCGTTCAGCAGCGGCTCATCCAGGCTCCCTTCCAGGTCACAG ATGCTGCTGTTCTAAACAATGTGGCCCAGACATTTGGCCTCATGGACACGGTCAAGAGAGTTTTGGACAACAGACGGAAGCAAGTGGAGCAGGGAGAAGGCCAGTATCTCTACACCCTGGCAG aCTTGGAACGGCAGTTGGAAGAGCAAAAAAAGCAAGCCCAAGATCCTAGACTGAAACCCCAGACGGTTCAAAATGTGGTACTAATGCCTGTGAGCACCCCAAAGCCTCCAAAAAGACCCCGGCTCCAGCGGCCAGCCTCCACCACTGTCCTGAGCCCCTCTCCTGTCCAGCAGCCGCAGTTTACTGTCATCTCACCCATCACTATCACCCCCGTCGGTCAGTCATTCTCTATGGGCAATGTTCCAGTGGCTACCCTCAGCCAGGGCTCCAGTCCTGTGACTGTCCACACACTGCCTTCTGGCCCTCAGCTCTTCCGATATGCCACAGTGGTTTCCTCTGCCAAGAGCAGCTCGCCAGACACAGTGACCATCCACCCTTCGTCAAGCTTGGCACTGCTGAGCTCCACCACTATGCAGGATGGTAGTACCCTGGGCAACATGGCCACCATGGTGAGCCCTGTGGAGCTGGTGGCCATGGAGTCTGGCCTGACTTCAGCAATCCAGGCTGTCGAAAGCACCTCGGAGGATGGTCAGACCATCATTGAAATTGACCCAGCTCCAGACCCTGAGGCCGAAGACACTGAGGGCAAAGCAGTCATCTTGGAGACAGAGCTGAGGACTGAGGAGAAAGTGGTGGCCGAGATGGAAGAACACCAGCATCAGGTCCACAATGTGGAGATTGTGGTTTTGGAGGACTAA